From the Desulfovibrio sp. JY genome, one window contains:
- a CDS encoding adenine phosphoribosyltransferase, with protein MDLRKLIRDIPDYPKQGILFFDITPLLGDPEGFRRAVDALAERFAASGATKIVAAEARGFIFGAALAYKMGIGFVPVRKPGKLPYKTRSVSYDLEYGSDTLCMHEDALLRGEKVLVIDDLLATGGTLSGVIKLVEEFGAAIVGIGVVIELTFLNGKEQFSAYDCESILQIA; from the coding sequence ATGGATCTGCGCAAACTCATCCGCGATATTCCGGACTATCCCAAGCAGGGCATTCTCTTTTTCGACATCACGCCGCTTCTGGGCGATCCGGAGGGGTTTCGCCGGGCCGTGGACGCGCTGGCCGAACGCTTTGCCGCGTCCGGGGCGACCAAGATCGTGGCCGCCGAGGCCCGGGGATTCATTTTCGGCGCGGCGCTCGCCTACAAGATGGGCATCGGCTTCGTGCCGGTGCGAAAGCCCGGCAAGCTGCCCTACAAGACGCGATCCGTCTCCTATGACCTGGAATACGGTTCCGATACGCTGTGCATGCACGAGGACGCGCTGTTGCGCGGCGAAAAAGTGCTGGTCATCGACGACCTACTGGCCACCGGCGGCACGCTAAGTGGCGTGATCAAACTGGTGGAAGAGTTCGGGGCGGCAATCGTCGGCATCGGCGTGGTCATCGAACTGACCTTTTTAAACGGCAAGGAACAGTTCAGCGCCTACGACTGCGAAAGCATTTTGCAGATAGCCTGA
- the mtnP gene encoding S-methyl-5'-thioadenosine phosphorylase codes for MKIGIIGGSGLDDPNILDNPTDLEIDTPYGPPNSTLRQGRIGGKSVVLLARHGRSHTATPSHVNYRANIHALRTVGCAAILSTTAVGSLRQEIGRGDLVILDQFIDFTKRRIATFHDRFEPHNPAHTPMADPFSEPLRELCINACRKFGYHHHDKGTVVTIEGPRFSTRAESNMFRLLGADVINMSVATECALAVEAGVPYAAVAMSTDYDCWKTDEPPVNWEEIVTIFKENAEKVTNVLVEVIKNM; via the coding sequence ATGAAGATCGGCATTATCGGCGGCAGCGGCCTGGACGATCCCAACATCCTCGACAACCCCACCGACCTGGAGATCGACACCCCGTACGGGCCGCCGAATTCGACCCTGCGCCAGGGCAGGATCGGCGGCAAGAGCGTGGTGCTCCTGGCCCGACATGGGCGTTCCCACACGGCCACGCCGAGCCACGTCAATTACCGGGCCAACATTCATGCCCTGCGCACGGTCGGCTGCGCGGCCATCCTTTCCACCACGGCCGTGGGGTCGTTGCGCCAGGAGATCGGCCGGGGCGACCTCGTCATCCTCGACCAGTTCATCGATTTCACCAAGCGTCGCATCGCGACCTTTCACGACCGTTTCGAGCCGCACAACCCGGCCCACACCCCCATGGCCGACCCGTTTTCCGAGCCGTTGCGCGAGCTTTGCATCAATGCCTGCCGCAAGTTCGGCTATCACCACCACGACAAGGGCACGGTGGTGACCATCGAGGGACCCCGTTTTTCCACCCGGGCCGAGTCCAACATGTTTCGCCTCCTCGGAGCCGACGTCATCAACATGAGCGTGGCCACGGAGTGCGCCCTGGCCGTGGAGGCCGGCGTGCCCTACGCGGCCGTGGCCATGAGCACGGATTACGATTGCTGGAAGACGGACGAGCCGCCGGTGAACTGGGAAGAGATCGTCACGATTTTCAAGGAGAACGCCGAGAAAGTGACCAATGTGCTGGTCGAGGTCATCAAGAACATGTGA
- a CDS encoding DUF5343 domain-containing protein, which yields MAMPDAYSLKTNSISKYFQALLALPVPEVFDAAFFSDIGFRYAIDRSFIDILKELHFLDADGRPTRRYFDFHDGIAASDALLDGIREAYGRLLETAPDACAQPQKQIFETLKTLYAGSKPDMMVLGIAKTFVALCQYAEEIDRNPPPLHAAMEVQVKEAGQGEPEGTPEPAAPGVPRDLPETTASTVPIDATAEPVLLARPEPAAAPQAPTLTAAPTDARGLAGDIQERFVLPPLVLDEDTPPLVQATGTVEDGGMPEDAMAPAPAPEPAAQGPQAPQSAEPAEPIVTAEPAPPIPDARAPETVAQATSAAFSPETPPASDHVLKDLPEAPPREPDPVPAAAKRLSIRGTNAVDGPSQTVNFVLPETRDPAVYEAIFASFKRQLLKPE from the coding sequence ATGGCCATGCCTGACGCCTATTCCCTGAAAACGAACAGCATCTCAAAATATTTTCAGGCATTGCTGGCATTGCCCGTGCCTGAGGTCTTTGATGCGGCTTTTTTTTCCGATATCGGATTTCGCTACGCCATTGACCGTTCATTCATTGATATCCTCAAGGAATTGCACTTTCTGGATGCCGACGGCCGGCCAACCCGGCGCTATTTCGACTTCCATGACGGCATTGCCGCCTCGGATGCGCTCCTTGACGGTATCCGCGAGGCCTACGGGCGGCTCCTGGAAACCGCTCCCGACGCCTGCGCCCAACCGCAAAAACAGATATTCGAAACGCTCAAGACGCTGTATGCCGGAAGCAAACCCGACATGATGGTCCTTGGCATCGCCAAGACGTTCGTAGCGCTTTGCCAATACGCCGAGGAGATCGATCGCAATCCCCCGCCGCTGCACGCCGCCATGGAAGTGCAGGTGAAGGAGGCCGGCCAGGGCGAACCGGAGGGCACCCCCGAACCGGCCGCCCCGGGCGTTCCCCGCGACCTGCCGGAGACGACCGCCTCGACAGTTCCCATCGACGCGACCGCAGAGCCCGTGCTCTTGGCGCGGCCCGAGCCCGCTGCGGCCCCCCAGGCCCCGACGCTGACAGCCGCCCCGACGGATGCGCGGGGGCTTGCGGGCGATATCCAGGAACGCTTTGTCCTGCCGCCCCTTGTCCTGGACGAGGACACGCCGCCGCTGGTACAGGCCACGGGAACGGTGGAGGACGGGGGGATGCCGGAAGACGCCATGGCGCCCGCCCCCGCGCCGGAACCGGCGGCCCAGGGGCCCCAGGCACCCCAGTCGGCCGAACCGGCCGAACCGATCGTGACGGCGGAGCCTGCCCCGCCGATTCCCGATGCGCGCGCCCCAGAAACTGTCGCGCAGGCAACCTCGGCCGCCTTTTCCCCGGAGACGCCGCCGGCTTCCGATCACGTTTTAAAAGACCTTCCGGAAGCTCCCCCGCGCGAGCCGGACCCGGTCCCTGCCGCCGCGAAGCGGCTTTCCATACGCGGCACAAACGCCGTCGACGGCCCGTCCCAAACCGTCAATTTCGTGCTGCCCGAGACCCGGGACCCGGCCGTGTATGAAGCCATTTTCGCCAGCTTCAAGCGGCAGCTTCTCAAACCTGAATAA
- a CDS encoding FAD-binding oxidoreductase, with amino-acid sequence MTYTGHDSTLPPAHKTFYDRIAAFIPADRIFLGPFHTLALGDDASFYRLVPKIVVKATTEAEVSHILSAASDAKVAVTFRTAGTSLSGQALTDSVLVYLAGNFRGLRIHPGASHVSIEPGVIGAEANFRLAPYGRKIGPDPASINACMIGGIAANNSSGMCCGTAENSYKTVESMKLLFVDGDALDTADPISRARFEKTHAGLLAELAAIRDEVAADAELSERIRRKFKIKNTTGYSLNAFVDFTDPFDILLHLVVGSEGTLAFISEVTYRTVVEHPHKASSLMLYPSIADACRAAALLKSLPVAAAELMDRASLRSVEDKPGMPSYLKGLGEDAAAVLVEVRAADKPGLLDQIEAALARVSELSPLFPLLFMDKKEDYEKLWNIRRGLFTSVGGARKPGSAVIIEDVVFPIDKLAEGTVEVQRLMRHHGFAEGIIFGHALEGNIHFVFCPDFGDPASVANYKNLIDDVTGMVVGRYDGSLKGEHGTGRNMAPFVEMEWGATAYAFMKRLKRAFDPDNLLNPGVILTDDPQVHMKNLKPLPQVNPLIDPCIECGYCESICPSRNVTTTPRQRITLQRHMALAAAKGDKTDFDLFHEDYRYFGNQTCAADGLCATVCPVSVDTGVFTKDYRRREATERGRRIGRWVADHYGLVTALSAKGLWLSNVVHRLLGTSAMTAMTHGLRKLSRGLVPYWTPYTPKAAPKAVFRPTAQGKGRKVVYFPSCTTRSMGPSALDPDQRGLFDATMSVLAKAGYDVIFPEGMRELCCGLTLESKGMHGEADRKSRELEAALRKASNDGAIPILCDASPCLYTMRTHMEPGLKLHEPVEFVTDYCLPYLDITPVAETVAVHVSCTSVKMGLTAKFTALAERCAREVVVPRGIHCCGFAGDRGFFYPELNASALADLRDKLPATTTSGYSNSRTCEIGLSFHGGVPYQSIVYLVDRVSRAAQ; translated from the coding sequence ATGACCTATACCGGCCACGACAGCACGTTGCCTCCGGCGCATAAGACATTTTACGACCGCATTGCCGCGTTCATCCCGGCGGACCGCATTTTCCTCGGGCCCTTTCACACCCTGGCCCTGGGCGACGACGCCAGTTTCTATCGACTGGTGCCTAAAATCGTGGTCAAGGCCACGACCGAGGCGGAGGTGTCGCATATCCTGAGCGCCGCCTCGGACGCCAAGGTGGCCGTCACCTTCCGCACCGCCGGCACCAGCCTGTCCGGACAGGCGCTCACCGACTCGGTGCTGGTCTATCTTGCCGGCAACTTCCGGGGCTTGCGCATCCACCCCGGCGCGTCCCACGTCAGCATCGAGCCCGGCGTCATCGGGGCCGAGGCCAATTTCCGCCTGGCCCCCTACGGCCGTAAGATCGGCCCGGACCCGGCGTCGATTAACGCCTGCATGATCGGCGGCATCGCGGCCAACAACTCCTCTGGCATGTGTTGCGGCACGGCGGAGAACAGTTACAAGACCGTGGAGTCCATGAAGCTCCTTTTTGTCGACGGCGACGCCCTGGACACAGCCGACCCCATATCCCGGGCGCGTTTCGAGAAGACCCACGCCGGGCTCTTGGCCGAGCTGGCCGCCATCCGCGACGAGGTCGCCGCCGATGCGGAACTTTCCGAGCGCATCCGCCGCAAATTCAAGATCAAGAACACCACCGGCTACAGCCTGAATGCCTTTGTGGATTTCACCGATCCCTTCGACATCCTGCTCCACCTCGTCGTCGGCTCCGAAGGCACCCTGGCCTTTATCAGCGAGGTCACCTACCGCACGGTCGTCGAGCACCCCCACAAGGCCTCGTCGCTGATGCTCTACCCGAGCATCGCCGACGCCTGCCGGGCCGCCGCGCTGCTCAAGTCCCTGCCTGTGGCCGCGGCCGAACTCATGGACCGGGCCTCCTTGCGCTCCGTCGAGGACAAGCCCGGCATGCCGTCCTATCTCAAGGGACTGGGCGAGGATGCCGCCGCCGTGCTGGTCGAGGTGCGCGCGGCGGACAAGCCGGGGCTGCTTGACCAGATCGAAGCCGCCCTGGCCCGGGTATCGGAGCTTTCGCCCCTCTTTCCGCTCCTTTTTATGGACAAGAAGGAGGACTACGAGAAGCTCTGGAACATCCGGCGCGGGCTTTTCACTTCCGTCGGCGGCGCGCGCAAGCCCGGTTCCGCCGTCATCATCGAAGACGTGGTCTTCCCCATCGACAAGCTGGCCGAGGGCACGGTGGAGGTCCAGCGCCTCATGCGCCACCACGGCTTCGCCGAGGGCATCATTTTCGGCCATGCCCTGGAAGGCAACATCCACTTCGTCTTCTGCCCCGATTTCGGCGACCCGGCCTCGGTCGCCAACTACAAGAACCTGATCGACGACGTGACGGGCATGGTGGTCGGCCGCTACGACGGGTCGCTCAAGGGCGAACACGGCACCGGCCGCAACATGGCTCCCTTTGTGGAAATGGAGTGGGGGGCCACGGCCTATGCCTTCATGAAGCGCCTGAAGCGCGCCTTCGACCCGGACAACCTGCTGAACCCCGGCGTGATTCTCACCGACGATCCGCAGGTGCACATGAAGAATTTGAAACCCCTGCCCCAGGTGAACCCGCTGATCGATCCCTGCATCGAGTGCGGCTACTGCGAGTCCATCTGCCCCTCGCGAAACGTCACCACCACCCCGCGCCAGCGCATCACCCTCCAGCGCCACATGGCGCTGGCCGCCGCCAAGGGGGACAAGACGGATTTCGACCTCTTTCACGAAGACTACCGATATTTCGGCAACCAGACCTGCGCCGCCGACGGGCTGTGCGCCACGGTCTGCCCGGTGTCCGTGGATACGGGCGTTTTCACCAAGGATTACCGCCGCCGCGAAGCGACCGAACGCGGGCGCAGGATCGGCCGATGGGTGGCCGACCATTACGGCCTGGTCACGGCCCTTTCCGCCAAGGGGCTTTGGCTCTCGAACGTCGTGCACCGCCTGCTCGGCACGTCGGCCATGACCGCCATGACCCACGGGCTGCGCAAACTGAGCCGGGGTCTTGTCCCGTACTGGACGCCGTACACGCCCAAGGCAGCGCCCAAGGCCGTCTTTCGCCCCACCGCCCAGGGTAAGGGGCGCAAAGTGGTCTATTTCCCGAGCTGCACCACCCGGTCCATGGGCCCCTCGGCCCTGGACCCCGACCAGCGCGGGCTCTTCGACGCCACCATGTCGGTTCTGGCCAAGGCCGGCTACGACGTCATTTTTCCGGAAGGGATGCGCGAGCTGTGCTGCGGGCTCACGCTCGAGTCCAAGGGCATGCACGGCGAGGCCGACCGCAAATCCAGGGAGCTCGAGGCAGCCTTGCGCAAGGCCAGCAATGACGGGGCCATCCCGATCCTGTGTGACGCCAGCCCCTGCCTCTACACCATGCGCACCCACATGGAACCGGGACTCAAACTGCACGAGCCCGTGGAATTTGTGACTGACTATTGCCTGCCGTACCTCGACATCACGCCCGTGGCTGAGACCGTCGCCGTTCACGTCTCCTGCACCTCGGTCAAGATGGGGCTTACGGCCAAGTTCACGGCCCTGGCCGAGCGTTGCGCCCGCGAGGTCGTCGTGCCGCGCGGCATCCACTGCTGCGGCTTTGCCGGCGACCGGGGCTTTTTCTATCCCGAACTCAACGCGTCCGCCCTGGCCGACCTGCGCGACAAGCTGCCGGCCACCACGACATCGGGCTACAGCAACAGCCGCACCTGCGAAATCGGCCTGTCCTTCCACGGCGGCGTGCCCTACCAGTCCATCGTCTACCTCGTGGATCGTGTCAGCCGGGCTGCGCAGTAA
- a CDS encoding methyltransferase — MTQESARQHFPRGLVQPSDGFRFGADALLLACFAAALPGRRVLDCGTGCGPVGLGMLLSGEDTQRTVLGLDKDPQMVAAANANADALGFSDRFAARLLDVRELRGHPDGIAPESMDLVVANPPYRHPDSGRRPPSPGRDAARFETDGGLEAFAAAAAYALVNRGSFACVHLAERLAHVVTSLAARNLEIKRILPITPRRDAPARQMLVLARKNGRPGLRLDPPLALYEGEGAETRLSQQALRYCPFLACNAGPGTSADTAE, encoded by the coding sequence ATGACGCAGGAATCGGCCCGGCAACACTTTCCGCGCGGTCTGGTCCAGCCGTCGGACGGATTCCGCTTCGGCGCGGACGCCCTGCTGCTGGCCTGCTTCGCCGCCGCTCTGCCCGGCCGCCGCGTGCTCGACTGCGGCACCGGTTGCGGCCCGGTGGGCCTTGGCATGCTGCTTTCCGGCGAAGACACCCAGCGCACGGTGCTCGGCCTGGACAAGGACCCGCAAATGGTTGCGGCGGCCAATGCCAATGCCGACGCGCTGGGCTTTTCCGACCGGTTCGCGGCGCGGCTCCTCGACGTGCGGGAACTGCGCGGCCATCCGGACGGCATCGCCCCGGAATCCATGGACCTGGTGGTCGCCAATCCGCCGTATCGGCATCCCGACTCGGGTCGCCGCCCCCCATCTCCGGGACGCGATGCCGCCCGGTTCGAGACGGACGGCGGCCTGGAGGCGTTTGCCGCCGCGGCCGCGTATGCCCTGGTCAACAGGGGGAGCTTCGCCTGCGTGCATCTGGCCGAACGGTTGGCCCATGTCGTGACAAGCCTTGCAGCCCGCAATCTGGAAATCAAGCGGATTCTCCCCATCACCCCGCGCCGGGACGCCCCGGCCAGACAGATGCTCGTCCTGGCCCGCAAAAACGGTCGTCCGGGCCTGCGTCTGGACCCGCCCCTGGCCCTCTATGAAGGCGAGGGAGCGGAAACGCGTCTGTCGCAACAAGCCTTGCGTTACTGTCCGTTCCTGGCCTGTAACGCCGGCCCCGGAACATCCGCCGATACGGCGGAATAA
- a CDS encoding TerC family protein: MALFTVENLIAFLTLAALEIILGIDNIVFIAIITNTLPEAIQSKARKIGLLLAMGTRLLLLFGITWIMGLTAPLFAVLGHAVTGRDIVLLAGGLFLIAKSTFEIHEKIEPDPGGELHVKKVRAFWPAVTQIALLDIVFSLDSVITAVGMSGEIVVMAAAVIAAVLVMMRFADPVSHFVSRHPTVQMLALSFLILIGVFLVAEGLGKAIDRGYIYFAMAFSLLVELLNMRARKAEAKQNRP, translated from the coding sequence ATGGCGCTTTTCACCGTGGAAAACCTGATCGCCTTCCTGACGTTGGCCGCCCTCGAGATCATCCTCGGCATCGACAACATCGTCTTTATCGCCATCATCACCAACACCCTGCCCGAGGCCATCCAGTCCAAGGCGCGCAAGATCGGCCTGCTTCTGGCCATGGGCACGCGCCTGTTGCTGCTTTTCGGCATCACCTGGATCATGGGGCTCACCGCGCCGCTTTTCGCCGTGCTCGGCCATGCCGTCACGGGCCGCGACATCGTGCTCTTGGCTGGGGGCCTTTTTCTCATCGCCAAATCGACCTTCGAGATTCACGAAAAAATCGAACCAGACCCAGGCGGGGAACTCCACGTGAAAAAGGTCCGGGCATTCTGGCCGGCCGTGACCCAGATCGCCTTGCTCGACATCGTCTTCTCCCTCGATTCGGTCATAACCGCCGTGGGCATGTCCGGGGAAATCGTCGTCATGGCGGCGGCGGTGATCGCGGCGGTCCTGGTCATGATGCGCTTTGCCGACCCGGTCAGCCATTTCGTGTCCCGGCACCCCACCGTGCAGATGCTGGCCCTGTCGTTTCTGATCCTTATCGGCGTCTTTCTCGTCGCCGAGGGACTGGGCAAAGCCATCGACCGTGGCTACATCTATTTCGCCATGGCCTTTTCGCTCCTGGTGGAGTTGCTCAATATGCGGGCGCGCAAGGCGGAAGCCAAACAAAACCGTCCGTAA
- the murJ gene encoding murein biosynthesis integral membrane protein MurJ produces the protein MPQHVRQIAKDASIVGGATLLSRILGFFRDMILAYVLGAGISADAFYVAYRLPNMMRRLFAEGSMTMAFVPVFTRLREEEGDRRAFAMPRSALVWLLIILGVLTTLAIVFARPLTRLITPGFANDPALFDLTVELTRIVFPYIIEISVVALCMGVLNSFGHFLAPALATSELNTIIILGAGVAWLFGLNVPHTLAWAVVVGGFGQVLMQQPQMRKYGFSWRGPWKLKDKGVIRMGRLMVPTAFGAAVYQLNIVLGTLLASYLPTGSISYLYYADRLVQFPLGVFGVAVGTVALPSLSKLASSGNTGEFTETLNASLRLTLFICLPAAAGLIALAAPMVHVLFGRGAFGPHAVSATAAALVAYGVGLPAFACVRPLYSAYFALTDTRTPAITAAVCLVVYVIAGLTLMGPTAHVGLALATSISSWVNVAVLGVILRKRLGGSWFRPGRTTVIGALLSCGVGLGAYATADRPLLALALIFVWAVAYMGLASLLRVEEARMLTDFVRRRLRRKARA, from the coding sequence ATGCCGCAGCATGTCAGACAGATCGCCAAGGACGCTTCCATCGTCGGCGGCGCGACGCTCCTCTCGCGCATCCTGGGTTTTTTCCGCGACATGATCCTGGCCTATGTGCTCGGGGCCGGCATATCCGCCGACGCCTTTTACGTGGCCTACCGGCTCCCCAACATGATGCGACGGCTTTTCGCCGAAGGCTCCATGACCATGGCCTTCGTGCCGGTCTTCACCCGGCTGCGCGAGGAGGAAGGCGACCGGCGCGCCTTTGCCATGCCGCGGTCGGCCCTGGTCTGGCTGCTAATCATTCTGGGCGTGCTGACGACGCTCGCCATCGTCTTCGCCCGGCCGCTCACACGCCTTATCACCCCGGGCTTCGCCAACGACCCGGCGCTTTTCGACCTGACGGTGGAACTCACCCGCATCGTCTTCCCCTACATCATCGAAATTTCGGTGGTGGCCTTGTGCATGGGCGTGCTCAACTCCTTCGGCCACTTCCTGGCCCCCGCCCTCGCCACGTCCGAGCTCAACACCATCATCATCCTCGGCGCGGGCGTGGCCTGGCTTTTCGGGCTCAATGTCCCCCATACCCTTGCCTGGGCCGTGGTCGTCGGCGGCTTCGGCCAGGTGCTCATGCAGCAGCCGCAGATGCGCAAGTACGGCTTTTCCTGGCGCGGCCCCTGGAAGCTCAAGGACAAGGGCGTGATCCGCATGGGCCGGCTCATGGTGCCGACGGCCTTTGGCGCGGCGGTCTACCAGCTCAACATCGTGCTCGGCACCCTGCTTGCCTCCTATCTCCCCACCGGCAGCATCTCCTACCTCTACTACGCCGACCGGCTGGTGCAGTTTCCCCTCGGCGTTTTCGGCGTGGCCGTGGGCACGGTGGCGTTGCCCAGCCTGTCCAAGCTGGCCTCGAGCGGCAACACCGGGGAGTTTACGGAAACGCTCAACGCCTCGTTGCGACTGACCCTTTTCATCTGCCTGCCGGCGGCGGCCGGGCTCATCGCCCTGGCCGCACCCATGGTGCATGTGCTGTTCGGCCGGGGCGCCTTCGGCCCCCATGCCGTGTCCGCCACGGCGGCGGCACTGGTGGCCTACGGCGTGGGCCTGCCGGCCTTCGCCTGCGTGCGACCGCTCTATTCCGCCTATTTCGCCCTGACCGACACCCGCACCCCGGCCATCACCGCCGCCGTGTGCCTGGTGGTCTACGTCATCGCGGGCCTGACCCTCATGGGGCCGACGGCCCATGTCGGGTTGGCGTTGGCCACGTCCATCTCGTCCTGGGTCAATGTGGCGGTCCTGGGCGTCATTTTACGCAAGCGCCTGGGCGGCTCCTGGTTTCGGCCCGGACGCACGACCGTCATCGGGGCGCTCTTAAGCTGCGGCGTGGGACTTGGCGCGTACGCCACGGCCGACCGGCCGCTTCTGGCCCTGGCGCTCATTTTCGTCTGGGCCGTTGCCTACATGGGCCTCGCCTCGCTATTGCGGGTCGAGGAAGCCCGGATGCTGACGGATTTCGTGCGCCGGAGGCTTCGTCGCAAGGCCCGGGCCTGA
- the mutM gene encoding bifunctional DNA-formamidopyrimidine glycosylase/DNA-(apurinic or apyrimidinic site) lyase, whose product MPELPEVETIARALAPGLTGRMVTGLAVPDPKVLAGPRTKAAFAKGLVGRPITAVDRRAKLLLVRLGPKPDLADDAAAVLAFHLKMTGRFHIALPDAPVPDRARLLVGLDDGHALVFSDVRRFGTARLLSPAGLAAWDFYASLGPEPWDMTPGAFATALSGRATRIKAALLDQTLIAGIGNIYADESLHAAGIHPETRARDISPSRAEKLLAAIQAVITRAIAAGGSTIRDYRTPDGVEGGFQNEFAVYGKAGQPCPGCGTKLVAVKVAGRTSTFCPTCQK is encoded by the coding sequence ATGCCCGAACTGCCCGAGGTGGAAACCATTGCCCGCGCCCTGGCCCCGGGGCTGACGGGGCGCATGGTCACGGGGCTTGCGGTGCCCGACCCCAAGGTCCTAGCCGGTCCCCGGACCAAGGCGGCCTTTGCCAAGGGACTTGTCGGACGGCCGATCACGGCCGTGGACCGCCGGGCCAAGCTGTTGCTGGTGCGCCTTGGCCCGAAGCCGGACCTTGCCGACGACGCGGCCGCCGTGCTCGCCTTCCACCTCAAGATGACCGGCCGGTTTCACATCGCCTTGCCGGATGCCCCCGTCCCGGACCGGGCCCGGCTGCTGGTCGGTCTCGACGACGGCCACGCCCTGGTGTTTTCGGACGTGCGCCGTTTCGGCACGGCCCGGCTGCTCTCGCCGGCGGGGCTTGCCGCCTGGGATTTTTACGCCTCCCTTGGCCCCGAACCCTGGGACATGACGCCCGGGGCGTTCGCTACCGCCCTGTCCGGGCGTGCGACCCGCATCAAGGCGGCCCTGCTCGACCAGACGCTCATTGCCGGCATCGGCAACATCTACGCCGACGAGTCACTGCACGCCGCCGGCATCCACCCCGAAACCCGGGCCAGGGACATTTCCCCGAGCCGGGCCGAAAAACTGCTGGCCGCCATCCAGGCCGTCATCACCCGGGCCATCGCCGCCGGCGGCAGCACCATCCGCGATTACCGCACCCCGGATGGGGTGGAAGGCGGCTTCCAAAACGAGTTTGCCGTCTACGGCAAGGCCGGCCAGCCCTGTCCGGGCTGCGGCACGAAACTCGTCGCGGTCAAGGTCGCCGGCCGCACCTCCACGTTTTGCCCCACCTGCCAAAAGTAA
- a CDS encoding ChaN family lipoprotein — translation MLRITTLTAINFRKGRAREGRTLLKGFPLSHLPVFFLFSSLLLAGCAGKSVTPPMTAEHVAPETLVGALGQPLSPRAFAAEFLSADYILAGEEHPNPCDHLAQDALIRRLVAAGMRPAIGLEMLPVEAQPVLDAFNTGKLAVADLPRALDWKKTWGYDFALYEPIFETARAHHLPVYALNAPRGLARKVGRHGLDSLTPTERASLPGTIQPPDPAQVKELREIYDEHAARLEKMGQAGKKKTDDRDRFADFMTVQSLWDTQMASRAVYAHAASKRPVVIIAGGGHVERGWGIARRLATLDPGATVATVMPWRGGEKPEADLARTFYACPAVHRSRLGMTLSREEPAAGEKPAPLLVTAVAPGSPAAKAGLLPGDAVTAAGGHEATALSVLHTAAMEALMAGKALTLTVSRAGETIDIAIPLKMPPAAKK, via the coding sequence ATGTTACGCATAACTACCCTCACCGCCATAAACTTTAGGAAGGGGAGAGCGCGAGAGGGGAGAACCCTTTTGAAAGGGTTTCCCCTCTCGCATCTTCCTGTCTTTTTCCTCTTCTCTTCACTCCTCCTGGCCGGCTGCGCCGGAAAAAGTGTCACGCCTCCCATGACGGCGGAGCATGTCGCCCCGGAGACCCTGGTCGGCGCGTTGGGCCAGCCCCTTTCCCCCCGGGCGTTCGCCGCCGAGTTTCTTTCCGCCGACTATATTTTAGCCGGCGAGGAGCATCCCAATCCCTGCGACCACCTGGCCCAGGATGCGCTCATCCGTCGCCTCGTCGCCGCCGGCATGCGTCCGGCCATCGGCCTGGAAATGCTGCCGGTCGAGGCCCAGCCCGTCCTCGATGCGTTCAATACCGGCAAGCTGGCCGTAGCCGACCTGCCCCGGGCGCTGGATTGGAAAAAGACCTGGGGCTACGATTTCGCCCTGTACGAACCGATCTTCGAAACGGCGCGCGCGCACCATCTGCCCGTCTACGCCCTCAATGCCCCCCGGGGGCTGGCCCGCAAAGTCGGCCGTCATGGTTTGGACAGCCTCACCCCGACCGAGCGGGCCTCCCTGCCCGGGACCATTCAGCCCCCCGACCCGGCCCAGGTGAAGGAACTGCGCGAGATTTACGACGAGCATGCCGCCAGGCTCGAGAAAATGGGCCAGGCCGGCAAGAAAAAGACCGACGACCGCGACCGCTTCGCCGATTTCATGACCGTCCAGTCGCTTTGGGACACGCAGATGGCCTCCCGCGCCGTGTACGCCCATGCCGCAAGCAAACGGCCGGTGGTTATTATCGCCGGCGGCGGCCATGTGGAGCGCGGCTGGGGCATCGCCCGCCGCCTGGCCACGCTCGATCCCGGGGCCACGGTCGCAACCGTCATGCCCTGGCGCGGCGGCGAAAAACCCGAAGCCGATCTCGCCCGCACCTTTTACGCCTGCCCGGCCGTGCACCGAAGCCGCCTTGGCATGACCCTGTCCCGGGAGGAACCGGCCGCCGGCGAAAAGCCCGCACCGCTGCTCGTGACCGCCGTGGCCCCGGGTTCTCCCGCCGCCAAGGCCGGGCTTTTGCCGGGCGACGCCGTCACCGCCGCCGGAGGCCATGAAGCGACCGCGCTCTCCGTACTCCACACCGCCGCCATGGAGGCGCTCATGGCCGGAAAGGCGCTGACGCTCACCGTCTCCCGGGCCGGCGAGACCATAGACATCGCCATCCCCTTGAAAATGCCCCCGGCCGCCAAGAAGTAA